The nucleotide sequence GTTGCGGTCCGAAAAATTTGAACCCTTACCACCTGACGAACGCTCTTTCTCGTTCGCTTGCTTCTTTAGCTTTTCCCCTCGGATTTCGGAATGCGGGGATAACGAGAAAGAATCAGGATAAAGACGAAAAATGCCGTAACGCTCCTCAGCGGTTACTCCGCGATCACGATCACGGCGTAAACCTCGTGGTCGTTGCGCGAGGGACCACCGAGAACGGCGGGGACTCCGGGGCGCAGGACGAGGCCGGTGCGCATGAGCGAGTGACCGCCGCCGGTCCATTCGAGCTGCACGCGCACGCGGTCGCCTTGGGAAGCCTCAGTGCTGACGGTGAGTTGATGTCCCTGTCCCAGGTTGATTTTACCCTCACCGGGTTTGGCCACGCGGGCGCGGCCGGAGCCGAGTTGTTGGAAACTCTCAAAGCGCAGGATGCGACGCAGCGTCGACTCGTAGGCCGAGAGGCTGCGGTCGGTTTTGCCGGGTTCGCGGGAGGCCGAGACAAGAATCGCGCGCAGGGAAACGGTGTCGCCATCGGCGGCGAGGGCGGGGGTGCTGAGGCCCAGCAGCAGGGCGCACAGGAGGGAAAGACGGATGACTATTCGCATGGCGTTTCGCGGAGTTTTTGGGCGAGCAGACGGCGGGCGTTAAAGAGGCGGGACATCACCGTGCCGCGACGACAACCGACGGCGACGGCGATTTCGTCGTAGGATAAACCCTGAATCTCGCGCAAGGCGAGCACGGCGCGTTGTTTTGGTGGAAGGGTGTTGAGCACGGTTTCAAAGTGGGTGCGACGTTCGTCGGCCTCGATTTGTTCAGGCGCGACCGGATCTTCGTCGACGGGTTCGAGGTAGGTGGTGGTCTCGCCGTCGTCGTCCTCGCGTTGAAAGGGCAGGAAGCGGTCGAACCAGCGCTTGCGTTTGCGCAGGTGGTCGAGAGCGCGCCGACTGGCGATGGGATGCAGCCAGGTGGTGAACTTCGAATCACCGCGGTAGTTGCCGATTTGTCCCCATACCTTGATCCACACTTCCTGGGCGAGGTCGCGTGCATCGTGCTCGTTGCGCACGATGGTGAAAACGGTGCGAAACACCGTTTCGTAGTGCAGCTGCATCAACTCGCCAAACGCCGCTTCGTCGCCTTGGCGGGCGCGTTCGATCCAGGCGGCCTCGGGGGGCGCGATGTCCTCGGCCGATTCCTCCATGGGAGCCAGATTACGGCGATGGAAGAGCCCCGATCAGGGACCGCGAGGCACCACGATCGGGCCACGCCGGTCGTAGTCATAGTAGCGATCACCGTAGTAGGGGAGGTCGCCTTTCATGGTGCCATAGGAGATAATGGCGTGAAAGCGGCCCTTGGGGTCGCTGATGATGGCGGTGGCCGAACCGCCGTAAAAGGAGCCCTCACTGCTAGCCCCGACGGTGAGCGTCACGGAGCCGTGCACGTCGAGTTTCGGTCCGTCGTTTTCACCCATCATGTCGGCGTCGGTCGCGGCGCCCCGATTGCGACCGCGTTCGCTGCGCGTGATGTAGGGAACGGCCGGAGTATCGGCGAGAAACCCCGCGATGTGTTGGTCCAGGCGTTCACGCTGGTCGTCGCTGAGACGATCGACGCCGGTGGCTTTGAGTTCCTCCGCACTGCGACGGGAGCTGAAGGTGCCGGCAAACCCACTGACCCCACCGGCGCGGGCGGAGGCCACCTCATAGGCGACGAGATTTTCGAGATTGGCTCCCTCTTGTTCGGAGAGTTCGTGCACGCCCGTGGCGAGACGCTCATCGGTGGCCATGCGATCGAGGAAATCGATCGAAGGCGTCCAACCTTGGTCCTGCGCCGCGGCGGCACACCCGAAGGCGGCGATCAAAGCCGAAAAACGTAAAAATGTGAGTAGGGCGCGCATGGCGTTAAGAGGGCTGGGGCACGGGAAAGTTCCCCCGGCGGGGGAAGGAACACCCGCCATGCTGAGCGCGGTGGATAAGGAAATCAACCTTCGTGCTCCGGTCGGTGGGGGGGCGGAGCCCTCAGACTCGGCGTCGCCTCCGCGTTGAGAGAACCGATCAGTCCGGTGAGCGGGAGCTCGATATGGACCTGCCAAACGCCCCGGCGGTGGACGCGGTAGCTCCATTTGCCGTCCAGCTGTTGCACCCGTTGTTCGATGTTGCGCAGGCCGTTGCCCGGGGTGGCCGCAGTCGATGCCGTGAGTCCGTCGTTTTCCCACGCAATGACCATGAACCCGGCCTTACCCTCGATTTTAAGTGACGTGTGTTGGGGGCGGGCGTGGCGGGCGGCGTTGCTGACCAGTTCGCGCGCGATGTAGTAGACGTGGAGTTGGGCATCGCGCGTGAGCCCGTCCAGGACGCTTTCTTCGATCGAGAGATGGGCCGACGTCTGGGAGATCGATCGCATGTAGCGCTCGAAACGCTGGAGCGAGGTATCCAAATCCTGATCGCGCAGCTCCTCGGGTTCGAGATCCAGCAACAGATTGCGCAGGTCGGCCGAACATTCGGTGAGAATTTTGCGGATGGAGTTGAGTTGTGCGGCGTCGGGACGACGGCCGTCCTGCGAGGCGGCTTCGAGTGAGCTGATCTTGAGTCCGGCGGCGTAGAGCGACTGCAGCGGACCGTCATGCAAATCGGAGGCGAGCCGCAATCGAAGGGCTTCGTTGGACTCGCGGCGGTGCGACTCGTCGGCGGGGTCGATCGCGGAGATCCGTCGACGAATCTCCTCCTGCAGCATGCGACCTTGGCGAAACTGGGAGGCCAGCAGACGAGCGATCTCGCCGAAGTCGGATTTCGATACCAACAGATCGGCGAGGTGGAGCGGGTTGCGCGATTCGAGACTGCGCGTGATTCGCCCGAGGGGACGGACGATGGTGAGACCGATGAACAGCCCGAGGAGCACCAGCAGCACGGCGATCCCGATGGCGAGGACCAGGACTTTTTCGCTGAGCTCGTGCCGCATGTGGGTGATGGCAGCGGCGTCAAACTGACCGTCGATCGTCGCGATCGCGGTGCCGTCCAATCCCGGCATGTTGTGGTGGAAATGGTAGGCGCCCGCATCGTGGTCGGCCGCTTCTCCGGTGGTTTCCCGCGGCGGGATTTGCACCCGCAGTTTCGCTTGGCACAGCGCGCCGATGCGGGCGAGCCAGGTGTCGTCCCAGCGTTTGGCGATCAACAAATAACCGGTGACGGGAGTTTCGTTGCGCCAGAACTGCGGGTCCTGCACGGCGGCGCCGAAAACCTCCCATACCGAGCCGTCGATGATGGTGCGGTAGTTGAACTCGAAGTTGTCGCCGATGACTTGGCGCAGTGTTTCCGCGGATGAAAACGGCGGGGGCGGCCGACGGTAACCGACATCGATGTGATGGATCAGCTCCAGGTCGGGGGTGAGCACCCACAGGGCATCCGGACCATTGGGCATGCCGACGATGATATCGAGGTTGGCGGAAGCCCACTCCTCATCGCGCGCGGTGGTGTATTGCACCATGTCGTCCCACCACGAGTAGCTTGAGACGAGGCTGCGCAACCCGTCTCCCTGCAAGACGGTCGCACTGGCAAAAAACGCGTGATGCTCGGCCGTGCGGCTGGCGATGAGGGCGTTGATCTGACTGCGGGTTGACCGATACGTCAGTCCGATCGCCATCGCGATGGCGACGAACACAATGAAGAGGATGAAGCTGAACCGACCGAAAAGGTTCACGGTTTATAAACGGGTGGCGCGACGGCGAGTAGCTGAACGAGCGGCAAGTCACTGGCCTAAAGCACGTGAGGTCAACTCCCCTCCCGGACCATGGCCCACCTGGATTACTGGTGAGGTTTCGCAGCTTGGGGCCATCGAGGCAGCACCACGCCCAGCATCCAGACACTCACCCAGATGAGCGCGTAGAACTCGCGGCCATCGACGATGGTTTCATCCGTCATGTGCCACTCTTGGGTGAGGGCGGTGAACGGCGTGTGCCATGCGCCCAAACGCAGGTAGTGGATCTCCCAAACGGCGCACACGGCGATGAGGGCCCAGCCCAGCCAGCGCACGGGCTTGCCACGGGCGGCGAGTCCCGTGGCCGTGGCGGCCGCCAGATAGAGCGCGATCCACGGAGCCGGAGCCGGGTCGTTGTATTGGACGCCGGCGGAGAGAAGAAACAACACGGCCATGATGCCGTGGGCGATGCGAATGACGAGGGGCATGGGGCGGGGAGGGGGAGAAAATTCAGCGGGAAACGGACCGTGTTCAACTATTCTTCGTTCACCTCCAGCCCACGTTTGGTGAGCAGGGGGGCGATGTCGGGGTCGCGACCGGCGAAGTCGCGGAAGAGTTGCATGGGGTCGGCGGACTCGCCGCGCGAGAGCAGGGTGCGGCGGAAATGATCGCCGTTGGCGCGGGTGAGACCGCCGTTGGCCTTGAACCATTGCACGCTATCGGCGGCGAGAACCTCGCTCCAGAAGTAGCTGTAGTAACCCGCTGAATACCCGCCCGCGAACGCGTGACGGAAATAGGGCGACCGGTAGCGGGGAGGCACGGCGGCGATGTTCAAGCCGGCGCGGGAGAGGGCGGCGTCTTCAAAGGCCATCACTCCTTCCGCGGTGGTGGGCACTTCGTCCGGCGTGAGTTGATGCCAGGCTTGGTCGAGCATGGAGGCGGCGAGTTGTTCGGCGGTCATGAAACCTTGGTTGAACCGGGAGGCCGCTTCGATTTTGGCCAGCAGGGCGGAGGGGATGGGCTCGCCGGTCTGGTAGTGCACGGCGTAGTGCGCGAGGGTTTCGGGCCAGGTGCGCCACATCTCATTTACCTGTGAAGGAAACTCGACGAAATCACGCGGCACGCTGGTGCCGGCGAAGCGCGCATACGTCACGTCGGAGAGCATGCCGTGGAGGGCGTGGCCGAATTCGTGGAAGAGGGTTTTGGTTTCGTCCCACGTCAGCAACGTCGGCTCACCGGCGGGCGGTTTATCCACATTGAGATGGTTGCCGATGACGGGACGACCGCCGAGGAGATCGGATTGGATGACGTAGGAATTCATCCAAGCGCCGCCGCGTTTGGTGGGGCGGGCGTAGACGTCGAACAGGAAGTAGGCGAGGGTCGAGCCGTCCGCATCGCTGATCTCCCACACGCGGACATCGGGGTGATACACGGGCAGGTCGGGCCGGGGTTGGAAGGTGAGACCGTAGAGTTGGTTGGCGGCGTAAAAAACGCCGTCGATCAACACGCGATCGAGTTCCAGATAGGGGCGCAGTTCTTCCAGATCGTAGTTGTAGCGGGCGGCGCGGACCTTACCGGCGTAGAATGCCCAGTCCCAGGCGGCGAGGGTGAAGTCCTGGCCGTCGGCGATGATGGCGGCCTGAAGATCGGCGATCTCCCGTTGGACGTTGGCAGCGGCGGCCGGGGCGAGTTGGCCGAGCATGGCGTTGACGGTCGACACATCGCGGGCGGTGCGTTCCTCCAGCGCATAGTCGGCGTAGGTGCGGTAGCCGAGCAGTTGGGCGAGTTCGCCGCGCAGCCGCGCAGTTTGGGCGACGAGCAAGCGGTTGTCGAATTCGCCTCCGCTGCTGTCACGGGCGAGGGATACGGCGAGAAGACGTTCGCGCACGGCGCGGTCGGTGAGCGAGGCCAGCGCTGGTTGTCCGCTGGTGTTTTGCAGGGCGAGGAGATACTTGCCATCGTGACCGGCGGCAGTGGCGGCTTCGGCGGCGCCCGTGATCGCGGCGTCGCTCAAACCGTCGAGTTCGGCCGCCGTGTCGACGAGCAGCGCGGAGGCATTGGTTTCGGCCAACACGTTTTGGTTGAAACGGGTGCGCAGGGTCGCGAGTTCGGCATTGATGACCTTGACGCGGGCTTTGTCGGCATCGTTGAGCCGAGCGCCGCGACGCACGAAGGCGGTGTGGATTTTCTCCACCAGGCGCACGGATTCGGCATCCAGATCGAGCGTATCGCGTTGCGCGAAAAGCACGTCGACGCGGGCAAAGAGTTGGGGATTGAGATAAATCTCGTCCACCAAAGCGGCCTCCGCCGGAGCCATCTTGGAATCAACGGCCTTGAGGATCTCGTCGGTCACGGTGGCGTTGAGGTTGGAGAAGATGCGATCGATCCGGGCGTAGTTTTGACCCGAACGTTCGAAAGCGAGAAAGGTGTTGGCAAACGTGGGGGCCTCGGGGTTGTCCGCGATCGCCGCAATCTCGGCGCGTCGTTCGGCCATGGCCGCGGTGAAGGCGGGCTCGAAGTGTTCCGATTTGATCAGGTCAAACTGCGGATACCCGAAGGGGAGAGGACTGGCGGAGAGGAGAGGATTTTCATCCTGGTCCATGTCGTCTGGCCGCGAGCAACCGCTGGCGGCGAACAGTGCGCCGATCAAGACCGGGAGAAGCGGCCATCGGGTGAAGTGTGAATGTGAAAAGCAAGCGCGTGTTGGCATCGTTGAGTTGGGTTGGGCAAACGATGAACTCCAACCGCCGGGCAGAGCAATCTCCGCCCCACCTGTCACGCGTCTTGAACTTGCTTCACCGGCGTGCGGTGGCCATCAAGTTGTCTCGAACCTTCGCTCCCAGCGAGAGTTACAAACTACCCCTCATAACGTAACAGCCAACCGACGTGTTGTGTGCTAAAACTATCCCGCCCGCTGGCGGCAACGCTATCGCCCGCGTTTCCGGAGGTTTACGCCCTCCTATCCCTCAACCTCTGCCCGATTCAACATGACTGCTTGGTGGACCGCTCTCTCAACTGATCTGCAAATTTTCTACGCGATCGGTATCATCGCGTTAGCGATCACCTCGATTCAACTCGTGCTTTCGCTCATGGGAGTCGCCGGTGACGCGGCGAGTTTCGACCTCGATCTTGATCTGCCCGATGCGGATTCCTCGTCGGGTGCCGGCATCCTTTCTTCGCAAACCTTGGGGGCATTTTTCCTCGGGTTCGGCTGGGTCGGTGCCATGGCCCGCAGTTCCGGACTGAGCCTGTTGCTGTCCGTCGCTCTCGCGATCGCGCTGGGCGTCGCACTCATGTTCGCGATGTTTTATCTCATCCGCCTGCTGCTGAGCCTGCAGTCCAAGGGCAACTTGGACTACGCCACGGCCATCGGCGAAGAAGCCACCGTTTACGTGACGTTGCCGGGCGACGACCAAGACGGCGGCGGCCAGATCCAACTTATGATTCAAGGCCGCACGCGTGTGGCCAGCGCGCGCAAGGCCAGTCCCGGCGTAGCTAAACCCGGCGACCGCGTGCGCATCACCAGCATGCTCGGCCCGACCACTTATAACGTGGAATCCATCTCCAACACTCAACCCCTTCAATAACTATGCCGTCCTACACCATCCTCATCGGGAGTGGCGCTCTCGTCCTCTTTTTCTTTGCCACGATCATCGCGTTTGCCACCCGCTACAAGCGGTGTCCGTCGGACCGCTTGCTCGTCGTTTACGGTAAGATCGCCGGCGGCAAATCCGCGAATTGTTACCACGGCGGGGCGGCCTTCGTGTGGCCCATCATCCAAGGGTATCAATACCTCGATCTCACGCCGTTGCCGATCGACATCCGCCTCGAAGGCGCGCTCTCCAAACAGAACATCCGCGTCAACACGCCCTCCACTTTCACCGTCGGTATTTCGACCGAACCCGGCATCATGGAAAACGCCGCCGAGCGCATGCTCGGTCTCGGTCTCAACGAAATCAAGGAACTGGCGAAGGACATCATATTCGGCCAGATGCGTGTCGTCATCGCCACGATGGACATCGAGGAAATCAACGCCGACCGCGACAAGCTGATCGCCAACATTTCCATGGGCGTCGAGGTCGAGCTCAAGAAGGTCGGCCTGCGCCTCATCAACGTGAACGTGCAGGACATCACCGATGCCTCGGGTTACATCGATGCGCTCGGCCAGGAGGCCGCGTCCAAGGCCATCGCCGAAGCCAAGGTGAAGGTCGCTCAGGCCCATCGCGATGGTGACATCGGTGCGGCCGAAGCGCAACGCGATCAACGCGTGCGAGTAGCCAGTGCCGATGCCGTTGCGACCGAAGGTGAGAACACCGCCAAGGTGACCGTCGCCAATTCCAACGCCGAGCGCCGCATGAAGGAAGCCGAGGCCGAACGTCTCGCCATCACGTCCGAAAAAGTCGCTCAGGCCAACGCGCTCAAAGATTCATACGTCGCGCAGGAAGCGGCCGAAAAACAACGCGCCACCAAGGAAAAAGCGACCCAGGAAGCCAACGTCATCGTGCCGGCCCAAGTGAACCGCGAAAAAATGATCGTCGACGCCGAAGCCAAGGCCGAACAAATCCGCCGCGTGCAAAAGGGTGAAGCCGACGCCGTCCGCCTCCAAAAGCAGGCCGAAGCCGATGGTCTCAAAGCGGTGAAGCAAGCCGAGGCCGATGGTCTGCGTTTCAAGCTCACCGCTGAAGCCGATGGCACGCGTCTCAAGATGCTCGCCGAAGCCGAAGGCGTGGAAGCCGTGCTCAAGAACAAAGCGAAGGGCTTTGCCGATCTCGTCGCCGCCTTCAGCAGCGAAGAGCAGGCGCAACTCATGCTCGTCATCGAGCAATTGCCCAAGCTCGTCGAAGAGCAGGTCAAGGCCGTCTCTAACCTCAAGATTGACAAGGTCACCGTGTGGGACAGTGGAGCCAGCAAGGACGGAGGCAAAGGAGCCACCACCAACTTCCTCTCCGGTCTCATCGGATCATTGCCGCCGCTCCACGAAATCACCAAAAACGTCGGCGTCCAACTCCCGGAATACCTGGGGAAGCTGACGGGAGAAGAACCGGCCGTCCCGAAGCCATCGCCGAAATCGAAAGGTGAAAACCCCGACGATCCCAAGTCGTCCGTTTAAGCCGCAGCAACGCTGTTTTTAACCCGGAGACGCAGAGACGCCCGCTGGTTCCTGTCCCGCTATAGAGGTGGGGCTTGCCCTGGTCGGCCAGTAGGAGCGCGCTTGCGCGCGATGAACGCGGTGCGTTGCCACTGAGAGGCAAGCGTTATCGCGTGCCAGCACGCTCATTTTCTAAATAAGACAGGCGGTTTATCGGCGGGCGTCGCTATGACCGATTTCCCCTGAGCATGCTGCTTGTTAAAACGTGGTGCGCTCTGCGGCTCTGCGTTAAAGACCGTCTGCGTCACCCGTCCAGCCGACACACGTAAACGGTGCTGTGCGAATCGCGGTGGAGGAAGGGATTGGGGAACGCGACGACCGTCGTTTCGACGTGCGGGAACACCGCGCGCAGGTTGGCCAGAAACTGGTCTTCGGGCGGGTCGTCCGACCACAGGCCGAAGACGCCGCCGGGATGGATCCGCGATGCGAAAGCGCGCAGTCCGGCTTCGCTGTAAAATTCCGCATGGCGCGGGTGCAGCAGGTGGTCGGGAGAGTGGTCGATATCCAGCAGGATCGCGTGGAACTTTCGGTTGGGTTCGTCGGGATCGTAGCCCGGTCCATCCGCCGCTGAGATGGCGAACCAATCGCCGTGCACGAACCGGCAGCGCGGGTCGGCCGTGAGTTTGGGACCGAGCGGCACCAGACCCTTGCGATGCCAGTCGATGACGGGCTGCAAGTAGTCGACCACGATGAGCGACTTCACGTGCTCATGCTGCAGGGCCACCCACGCGGTGTAGCCGAGACCCAGGCCACCGACGACGACGTCGGGGGCGGGGTGATTGAGCGCGGCGAGACTCAGGTTGGACAACTCCTCCTCCACTTTGGTGAAGAGCGATGACATGAGGTAGTCGTTACCGAGCTTCACCTCATGAATCTCGCGGTTGTCGAACATCTTGAGCACCTGACGGCGCAGGCTGACCGGACCGAGCGGAGTTTCTTGGTAATCGAGTTCTTCGAAATTGGCGGACATAAAAGGGGGGAGCGTGGGCGGTGAAATCAAACGACCGACGCGCGGTCGATCAGGTGGACGGGCAGCAAGGTGCGTTCGGGGGTGGGTTTTTCTCCGGCCGCGAGTCGCAGAATCAAATCAACGGCGCGATCGGCCATGTCCGGGAGGGGTTCCAACACGGTGGTCAGCGGGGGCTGCAAGAGTTCCGAAATGCCGGGAGTTTCCCCCGCCACCAACGCGATGTCGTCGGGGATTTTTTTATCCAGAATGTAGGCGAGCACGTGCAGGCAGTTAACTCCCTGCAAGCTGGAGCCCGGCGCGATGATGGCATCGGCCCCGGCGCGGACGATGCGCGCGATCCAACTGCCGTAGGCGGTGGGGGTCTCAAACTCATCAAAGAGTTTGAGCAAATAGTCATCCGGAGTCTGCCCGGACTCGGCGATGGCACGGCGAAGTCCGCGCTGCCGTTCGACATTGGGGAGCACGTTGTTGGCGACCATCGCGATGCGTTTTTTGCCGTGATCGACGAGATGTTTCCCTGCCAGGTAACCGGCGTTTTCGTGATCGGAGCAAATGGCGTGGTAGTCACCATCGCCGTCGAATCGATCCATGTAGACGATGGGAATGCGTTTCTCCAACTCCTTGAGCAGGGTGAGCATCTCGCGATCATACGTCACGGCGATGATGCCATCGAGGAAGGTGGCGGGCAGTTCGTTGTGGGGGTCGACGGGGAGCAGCACGCAGGCGTTGTTGCGCGCCAGGGCAAAGGACAGGTGGGAGGTCAGTCGAGCGGCGTAGCCGGAAATACGGTCCGGATAGTTGGGCTCGGAGAGCACCGCGATCTGCTTCATGCGCACGCCGGCTTGTGGGCGCATGTCGAGTTGGCGCGCGGCCTTGAGCACGCGAGCGCGGGTGTCCGAATTCACCCGGTCTCGATTGTTGAGCACGCGGCTTACCGTGCCGGGTGAAACCCCCGAAAGCTTGGCCAAATCATAGATGGTAGGCCTTTTTTTGGGCGCGAGGCTTTCGGAGGAGGCGTCAGATCGAGGCATGAGGAGGGCGTGCGTGAATAACCGCTAAATCGGCTCGGTTGGGTTAGTTATCATAGGTGAAACGAGCTTCGTCAATGAGCTGAACTTACCTGCTGGGAAAGAATCAGTGGCGAAAAAAATCTAAAAGTATTGCAGATCATAAAACAATTTAACAACTTCCCGATCGCACCCCGACTACCCCGTCGCCGACCGCTTATGGTTTTTCGGATCAGTTTATCCGGACAGCCCCTTTCGGCATCCGCGACCCAGATCTACACCCCTCGACCCTGAACACCCCTTTTGTCCGCAGCGTTTCGGCTGTGGGCAGACTTCCCCAACACTATGAAAGTGAACCTCCCCATGTCTGCTCGGGCGCAATGTCCGAGTCTGCGCACCTTGCTTGGCGGCCTGTTGATGGCTTCAGCCGGCCATGTGTTTGCCCAAACGGCGGCCAGCGGCGCCGCTGACGATGCGCCCGAAGATTCCGAAATCGTCGAGCTTTCGCCTTTCACCATCAATGCGACCGAAGACAAAGGCTACCGTGCCACCAGCACGCTCGCCGGGTCCCGGATCAACACCAGCCTCAAGGATGTCGCATCATCGGTGAGTGTGGTGACCGCTGAGTTCCTCAAGGACACCGCCGCGACGGATATCAATGATGTGTTTGCCTACATGGGTAATACGGAAGGCACGGTAAACTACACGGATGCGCCAGCGCAGGGCATTGGTGGTTTTGCCGACAACACGGCTTCCAGTCCGATGACAGCCAACCGCGTGCGCGGTCTGGGCAGTGCGACGCTCACGCGCAATTACTTCGCGACGATCGGGGGTTCGCTTGGTTTCGATGCCTACAATCTCGACCGGCTCACGCTGAACCGTGGTCCCAATTCCATTCTCTTCGGTCTCGGTCAGCCCGCCGGTATTATCGACTATTCGCCGAAGCTCGCGATGTTGAACCAGGATTACAACGAAGTGAGCTTGCGCTACGGCAGTCAGGGCGACGCTCGCGCCACCTTCGATTTCAACCGTACCATGGCCGACGGTAAATTCGCCGTGC is from Synoicihabitans lomoniglobus and encodes:
- a CDS encoding LacI family DNA-binding transcriptional regulator, encoding MPRSDASSESLAPKKRPTIYDLAKLSGVSPGTVSRVLNNRDRVNSDTRARVLKAARQLDMRPQAGVRMKQIAVLSEPNYPDRISGYAARLTSHLSFALARNNACVLLPVDPHNELPATFLDGIIAVTYDREMLTLLKELEKRIPIVYMDRFDGDGDYHAICSDHENAGYLAGKHLVDHGKKRIAMVANNVLPNVERQRGLRRAIAESGQTPDDYLLKLFDEFETPTAYGSWIARIVRAGADAIIAPGSSLQGVNCLHVLAYILDKKIPDDIALVAGETPGISELLQPPLTTVLEPLPDMADRAVDLILRLAAGEKPTPERTLLPVHLIDRASVV
- a CDS encoding transmembrane 220 family protein translates to MPLVIRIAHGIMAVLFLLSAGVQYNDPAPAPWIALYLAAATATGLAARGKPVRWLGWALIAVCAVWEIHYLRLGAWHTPFTALTQEWHMTDETIVDGREFYALIWVSVWMLGVVLPRWPQAAKPHQ
- a CDS encoding RNA polymerase sigma factor, producing MEESAEDIAPPEAAWIERARQGDEAAFGELMQLHYETVFRTVFTIVRNEHDARDLAQEVWIKVWGQIGNYRGDSKFTTWLHPIASRRALDHLRKRKRWFDRFLPFQREDDDGETTTYLEPVDEDPVAPEQIEADERRTHFETVLNTLPPKQRAVLALREIQGLSYDEIAVAVGCRRGTVMSRLFNARRLLAQKLRETPCE
- a CDS encoding flotillin family protein, translating into MPSYTILIGSGALVLFFFATIIAFATRYKRCPSDRLLVVYGKIAGGKSANCYHGGAAFVWPIIQGYQYLDLTPLPIDIRLEGALSKQNIRVNTPSTFTVGISTEPGIMENAAERMLGLGLNEIKELAKDIIFGQMRVVIATMDIEEINADRDKLIANISMGVEVELKKVGLRLINVNVQDITDASGYIDALGQEAASKAIAEAKVKVAQAHRDGDIGAAEAQRDQRVRVASADAVATEGENTAKVTVANSNAERRMKEAEAERLAITSEKVAQANALKDSYVAQEAAEKQRATKEKATQEANVIVPAQVNREKMIVDAEAKAEQIRRVQKGEADAVRLQKQAEADGLKAVKQAEADGLRFKLTAEADGTRLKMLAEAEGVEAVLKNKAKGFADLVAAFSSEEQAQLMLVIEQLPKLVEEQVKAVSNLKIDKVTVWDSGASKDGGKGATTNFLSGLIGSLPPLHEITKNVGVQLPEYLGKLTGEEPAVPKPSPKSKGENPDDPKSSV
- a CDS encoding M3 family metallopeptidase, whose product is MDQDENPLLSASPLPFGYPQFDLIKSEHFEPAFTAAMAERRAEIAAIADNPEAPTFANTFLAFERSGQNYARIDRIFSNLNATVTDEILKAVDSKMAPAEAALVDEIYLNPQLFARVDVLFAQRDTLDLDAESVRLVEKIHTAFVRRGARLNDADKARVKVINAELATLRTRFNQNVLAETNASALLVDTAAELDGLSDAAITGAAEAATAAGHDGKYLLALQNTSGQPALASLTDRAVRERLLAVSLARDSSGGEFDNRLLVAQTARLRGELAQLLGYRTYADYALEERTARDVSTVNAMLGQLAPAAAANVQREIADLQAAIIADGQDFTLAAWDWAFYAGKVRAARYNYDLEELRPYLELDRVLIDGVFYAANQLYGLTFQPRPDLPVYHPDVRVWEISDADGSTLAYFLFDVYARPTKRGGAWMNSYVIQSDLLGGRPVIGNHLNVDKPPAGEPTLLTWDETKTLFHEFGHALHGMLSDVTYARFAGTSVPRDFVEFPSQVNEMWRTWPETLAHYAVHYQTGEPIPSALLAKIEAASRFNQGFMTAEQLAASMLDQAWHQLTPDEVPTTAEGVMAFEDAALSRAGLNIAAVPPRYRSPYFRHAFAGGYSAGYYSYFWSEVLAADSVQWFKANGGLTRANGDHFRRTLLSRGESADPMQLFRDFAGRDPDIAPLLTKRGLEVNEE
- a CDS encoding CHASE4 domain-containing protein; its protein translation is MNLFGRFSFILFIVFVAIAMAIGLTYRSTRSQINALIASRTAEHHAFFASATVLQGDGLRSLVSSYSWWDDMVQYTTARDEEWASANLDIIVGMPNGPDALWVLTPDLELIHHIDVGYRRPPPPFSSAETLRQVIGDNFEFNYRTIIDGSVWEVFGAAVQDPQFWRNETPVTGYLLIAKRWDDTWLARIGALCQAKLRVQIPPRETTGEAADHDAGAYHFHHNMPGLDGTAIATIDGQFDAAAITHMRHELSEKVLVLAIGIAVLLVLLGLFIGLTIVRPLGRITRSLESRNPLHLADLLVSKSDFGEIARLLASQFRQGRMLQEEIRRRISAIDPADESHRRESNEALRLRLASDLHDGPLQSLYAAGLKISSLEAASQDGRRPDAAQLNSIRKILTECSADLRNLLLDLEPEELRDQDLDTSLQRFERYMRSISQTSAHLSIEESVLDGLTRDAQLHVYYIARELVSNAARHARPQHTSLKIEGKAGFMVIAWENDGLTASTAATPGNGLRNIEQRVQQLDGKWSYRVHRRGVWQVHIELPLTGLIGSLNAEATPSLRAPPPHRPEHEG